One stretch of Chryseobacterium sp. LJ668 DNA includes these proteins:
- a CDS encoding cbb3-type cytochrome oxidase subunit 3 has protein sequence MIPQNFKDILSNTENAGLYQTLALIFFMMFFIALVIYVFSRPKKYYKEEEHAPLEDDQDDFNLKD, from the coding sequence ATGATTCCTCAGAACTTTAAAGATATATTATCCAATACGGAAAACGCAGGTTTGTATCAAACATTGGCTCTGATTTTCTTTATGATGTTCTTCATCGCTTTAGTTATATACGTTTTTAGCAGGCCTAAAAAATATTACAAAGAAGAAGAACATGCACCGCTGGAGGATGACCAGGATGATTTTAACTTGAAAGATTAA
- the ccoG gene encoding cytochrome c oxidase accessory protein CcoG: protein MSDKGDDILRGGQGQVLDPETYRDSIGTMEQSGKRKWVFPKKPKGKYTNYRNIVSYLLLTIYFIVPFIKINGNPFFLFNVIDREFFIVGQPFYPQDFFILTLGAIASLLFIIIFTIAFGRIFCGWICPQTIFMESIFRKIEYLIEGDRNKQMKLDKQEWNSEKIWKRSLKWSIYVVISLIITHFMFMYIVGYEQVLDIISDGPFAHPTNFMVMILFTAAFYFVFAWFREQVCTLVCPYGRLQGVLIDKETINVFYDFNRGENRSKWRKGEDRKAAGKGDCIDCYQCVVVCPTGIDIRDGQQLECINCTACIDACDEVMEKVGLPKGLVRYASEKEIETGAPYQFTGRMKGFAVVLVLLIGFLGYLLSSRGEMEAKFIKPAGSTFFVRDGKITNTYNYTFLNKTNDKKLVTIKVIEPAKGEISYSASSKITVERDKITKGTVNISFPENAMKLSKQNITIGVYDMKGELIDSYKTYFEGPFKLQF from the coding sequence ATGTCAGATAAAGGAGATGATATTCTACGCGGCGGACAGGGGCAGGTTTTAGATCCTGAAACCTATAGAGATTCTATAGGCACAATGGAACAATCCGGAAAGAGAAAATGGGTTTTTCCTAAAAAACCAAAAGGTAAGTATACCAATTACCGAAACATTGTTAGTTATTTATTACTGACAATCTATTTTATTGTGCCATTTATTAAGATCAATGGCAATCCTTTCTTTTTATTTAATGTGATCGACAGAGAGTTTTTCATCGTTGGGCAGCCTTTCTATCCTCAAGACTTTTTCATTCTTACTTTAGGTGCTATTGCCTCTCTTTTATTCATTATTATTTTTACGATTGCATTTGGAAGAATTTTCTGTGGTTGGATATGTCCTCAGACAATTTTTATGGAATCTATATTTCGTAAAATAGAATACCTGATTGAAGGAGACCGGAACAAGCAGATGAAGCTGGACAAACAGGAATGGAATAGCGAAAAAATATGGAAAAGAAGCTTAAAATGGTCGATTTACGTTGTAATTTCATTGATTATTACCCATTTTATGTTTATGTACATTGTGGGTTACGAGCAGGTGCTTGATATTATTTCTGACGGACCATTTGCACATCCTACCAATTTTATGGTGATGATTCTTTTTACTGCAGCATTTTACTTTGTTTTTGCATGGTTCAGAGAGCAGGTTTGTACATTGGTTTGTCCGTATGGAAGATTGCAGGGAGTTTTGATCGATAAAGAAACCATCAATGTTTTTTACGATTTCAACAGAGGCGAAAACCGCTCAAAATGGAGAAAAGGTGAAGACCGGAAAGCTGCCGGAAAAGGTGACTGTATTGATTGTTATCAATGTGTGGTCGTTTGTCCTACAGGAATTGACATCCGGGACGGGCAGCAATTGGAATGCATCAATTGCACCGCTTGTATCGATGCCTGTGACGAGGTCATGGAAAAAGTGGGCTTGCCAAAAGGTTTGGTTCGTTATGCTTCAGAAAAAGAAATAGAAACCGGCGCACCTTATCAATTTACAGGTAGAATGAAAGGTTTTGCTGTGGTACTGGTTTTATTGATTGGATTTTTAGGATATCTCCTCTCAAGCCGCGGCGAAATGGAAGCTAAATTCATCAAACCTGCAGGAAGCACCTTTTTTGTAAGAGACGGCAAAATCACTAATACCTACAACTATACTTTTTTAAATAAAACAAACGATAAAAAACTCGTTACCATCAAAGTAATAGAGCCTGCAAAAGGAGAAATCAGCTACAGCGCTTCAAGCAAAATTACGGTAGAAAGAGATAAGATTACAAAAGGAACTGTGAATATCAGTTTCCCGGAAAACGCAATGAAGCTGTCTAAGCAGAACATTACCATTGGTGTTTACGATATGAAAGGGGAACTTATAGATTCTTATAAAACTTATTTTGAAGGACCATTTAAATTACAATTTTAA
- a CDS encoding sulfite exporter TauE/SafE family protein, with amino-acid sequence MEIALVISAIALGFASGFHCIGMCGPIALSMGLTKKQATNFYLQNLTYQFGRIFTYALLGGVLGIIGEGFEMAGFQRYLTIAVGILLIVMALFSFGGKDFASKIPFFSKFLFKVKSNLGKLLQKADYRSRFTTGVLNGFLPCGMVYMALTASLAAGGIWQGASYMALFGLGTLPFMFTVVLVGNLVNQAFRLKILKAIPVIMIILGGLFILRGLELGIPYVSPRAEAMTISKDNQGECHLPGDHSTHPHNANCH; translated from the coding sequence ATGGAAATAGCATTGGTCATATCGGCAATTGCTTTAGGCTTTGCTTCCGGTTTTCATTGTATCGGAATGTGCGGCCCTATTGCATTATCGATGGGATTGACAAAAAAGCAGGCAACCAATTTTTATCTTCAGAATTTAACCTATCAATTCGGAAGAATATTTACTTATGCCTTATTAGGCGGAGTTTTAGGAATCATTGGAGAAGGTTTTGAGATGGCTGGTTTTCAGCGATATCTCACGATTGCTGTCGGAATTCTACTAATTGTCATGGCACTTTTCTCATTTGGTGGAAAAGATTTTGCTTCAAAAATTCCCTTCTTTTCTAAATTTTTATTTAAAGTAAAATCTAATTTAGGTAAACTTCTTCAAAAAGCAGATTACCGCTCAAGATTCACCACTGGAGTCCTCAACGGATTCCTTCCATGCGGAATGGTTTATATGGCTTTAACCGCAAGTTTAGCTGCAGGTGGAATTTGGCAGGGAGCTTCATATATGGCCTTATTCGGTTTGGGCACACTTCCGTTCATGTTTACGGTAGTTCTTGTCGGAAACCTCGTGAATCAGGCTTTCAGGCTTAAAATTTTGAAAGCAATTCCGGTGATTATGATTATTCTCGGCGGATTGTTTATTTTGAGAGGTCTGGAGTTGGGAATTCCGTATGTTTCACCAAGAGCTGAAGCGATGACGATTTCTAAAGACAATCAAGGTGAATGCCATTTACCGGGAGATCACAGCACGCATCCGCATAATGCGAATTGTCATTGA
- the serS gene encoding serine--tRNA ligase gives MLQVNFLRENKERVLEGLQKRQFKNPELVGEAIAADEERKRIQFELDSQLSEINKISKEIGILMKEGKKDEAEASKSKTAQYKESSAELKSQLEVCEKKLLEILYQIPNVPYELVKSGASADDNEIIYQSHDVEGLGEGAIPHWELAKKYNLIDFELGVKIAGSGFPVYFGKGARLQRALVQYFLDKNVDAGYLEVNPPHVVNEASGYGTGQLPDKEGQMYYINADELYLIPTAEVPVTNLYRDVLLDEKDLPIKNTAFSQCYRREAGSYGAHVRGLNRLHQFEKVEIVRLEKPENSYAVLEEMVEHIKEILTDLELPYRVLRLCGGDTGFASAMTYDFEVWSAAQEKWLEVSSVSNFETFQANRLKCRYKADGKTQLVHTLNGSAMALPRIMAALLENNQTENGIRLPKKIAEYAKFDLIN, from the coding sequence ATGTTACAAGTCAATTTTTTGCGCGAAAATAAAGAACGCGTTTTAGAAGGTCTTCAAAAAAGACAATTCAAAAATCCTGAGTTAGTAGGCGAGGCAATCGCTGCTGATGAAGAAAGAAAAAGAATTCAGTTTGAATTAGATTCACAGCTTTCAGAAATCAATAAAATCTCCAAAGAGATTGGTATATTGATGAAAGAAGGAAAAAAAGACGAAGCTGAAGCATCAAAATCTAAAACAGCACAATATAAGGAGTCGAGCGCAGAATTGAAGTCTCAGTTGGAAGTTTGCGAAAAAAAGCTTTTAGAAATATTATATCAAATTCCAAACGTTCCTTACGAATTAGTAAAAAGCGGAGCTTCTGCAGATGATAATGAAATTATCTACCAGTCTCATGATGTGGAAGGCTTGGGCGAAGGCGCAATTCCGCACTGGGAACTGGCGAAGAAATATAATCTGATCGATTTTGAATTGGGTGTAAAAATTGCCGGTTCAGGTTTTCCTGTTTACTTTGGAAAAGGAGCGAGATTGCAGAGAGCATTAGTTCAGTATTTTTTAGATAAAAATGTGGATGCAGGTTATCTGGAAGTCAACCCGCCTCATGTAGTCAATGAAGCTTCAGGATATGGTACCGGTCAGTTGCCTGATAAAGAAGGGCAGATGTACTACATCAATGCTGATGAGTTGTACTTGATACCAACAGCAGAAGTTCCCGTGACGAATCTGTACCGAGATGTTTTACTGGATGAAAAAGATCTTCCGATTAAAAATACAGCATTTTCTCAATGTTACAGAAGAGAAGCGGGAAGTTATGGAGCTCATGTAAGAGGTCTGAATCGTCTGCACCAGTTTGAAAAAGTAGAAATTGTAAGATTAGAAAAGCCTGAAAATTCTTACGCTGTTTTGGAAGAAATGGTAGAACACATCAAAGAAATCCTGACTGATCTTGAATTACCGTACAGGGTTTTAAGATTGTGCGGCGGTGATACTGGATTTGCTTCTGCGATGACCTACGATTTTGAAGTGTGGAGTGCGGCCCAGGAAAAATGGCTGGAAGTAAGTTCAGTTTCAAATTTTGAAACTTTCCAGGCGAATCGTTTAAAATGCCGTTACAAAGCTGACGGGAAAACTCAGCTAGTACACACACTGAATGGTTCTGCAATGGCTTTGCCAAGAATTATGGCTGCTTTGCTGGAAAATAATCAGACTGAAAATGGAATTAGGCTGCCAAAGAAGATTGCTGAGTATGCGAAGTTTGATTTGATTAATTAA
- a CDS encoding glycosyltransferase produces MPKILFLTTAHNYNDDRIFYHQAHELLTKGFDVKICSLYSEFKGKIDGIDIESFDLIRESSAVKIKKFKEICDSYQPNCIICSEPLAVIAANQFRKNKKASIVYDITEWYPSMSMLQHDHVLMKFIHGIKFFLIQLYAGFLSTHFIFGEETKKFPLAYFFPFKEKLVVPYYPDEKFIHENRKTLEKNKITLCYTGAISEDKGIGNFFKAIDRLQKRNSDLNINILIVGSTRIKIDDLYFSNLLSQFSFKNIEIRMPVSFEKFTDAFADADICFDLREFNFENHHSLPIKLFYYMGAGKPVIYSNLKGIRKHLDISDFGFLVNPQSSETIAKQIEKYLKSPELYQLHAENALKAFHEKYSWKIIKESFVNFIQNSLPKNIK; encoded by the coding sequence ATGCCGAAAATTCTATTCTTAACGACCGCTCACAACTATAACGATGACCGTATTTTTTATCATCAGGCTCATGAACTTTTAACAAAAGGTTTTGATGTCAAAATCTGTAGTCTGTATTCGGAATTTAAAGGTAAGATCGATGGAATTGATATAGAATCTTTTGATCTTATAAGAGAATCTTCAGCTGTCAAAATTAAAAAATTCAAGGAAATTTGTGATTCTTATCAACCGAACTGCATTATTTGTTCTGAACCTCTTGCCGTGATTGCCGCAAATCAATTTCGTAAAAATAAAAAAGCGAGCATTGTTTATGATATTACAGAATGGTATCCTTCAATGTCGATGCTTCAGCATGATCATGTTCTGATGAAATTCATTCACGGAATAAAATTTTTTCTGATTCAGCTATATGCAGGATTCTTGAGTACGCATTTCATATTCGGAGAAGAAACCAAAAAATTTCCGCTCGCTTATTTTTTTCCGTTTAAAGAAAAACTAGTGGTTCCTTATTATCCTGATGAGAAATTCATTCATGAAAACCGTAAAACGCTAGAGAAAAATAAGATCACTCTTTGTTATACCGGAGCTATTTCTGAAGATAAAGGGATCGGAAATTTTTTCAAAGCAATTGACAGGCTTCAAAAACGGAATTCTGATTTGAATATAAATATTCTGATTGTAGGCTCTACAAGAATAAAAATTGATGATTTGTATTTTTCAAATCTGCTTTCTCAATTTTCGTTTAAAAATATTGAAATCAGAATGCCTGTCTCATTTGAAAAATTCACCGATGCATTTGCTGATGCAGATATATGCTTTGATTTACGAGAATTTAATTTCGAAAACCATCATTCGCTTCCGATCAAACTATTTTATTATATGGGAGCAGGAAAACCTGTAATTTATTCAAATTTGAAAGGGATTAGAAAGCATCTGGATATTTCTGATTTCGGATTTCTGGTTAATCCTCAAAGTTCTGAGACAATAGCCAAGCAGATCGAAAAGTACCTAAAGAGTCCCGAACTTTATCAACTTCATGCGGAAAATGCTCTTAAAGCATTCCACGAGAAGTATAGTTGGAAAATTATCAAAGAATCTTTTGTTAATTTTATACAAAATTCTTTACCAAAAAATATCAAATGA
- a CDS encoding FixH family protein codes for MKNFTWGHGVLIALGSFIIFILSMLFLFPSGQKNSEMVTDKYYEEELEYQTVIDAKRRADTLKEKPAFSQNTEGIKMTFPKNINNANSKIKFVLNRSDDQNLDIKRSEQLDANQSFTIPAKVLTKGNYTLRLMWTTAKTDYRLDYDVIWK; via the coding sequence ATGAAAAATTTCACTTGGGGACACGGTGTATTGATCGCATTAGGTTCATTTATAATTTTTATTTTATCAATGCTTTTCCTATTTCCGAGCGGACAGAAAAACTCGGAAATGGTAACCGATAAATATTACGAAGAAGAGTTGGAATATCAAACGGTTATCGATGCGAAAAGAAGAGCAGACACACTGAAAGAAAAACCTGCATTTTCTCAGAATACAGAGGGAATTAAAATGACTTTTCCAAAAAATATCAATAATGCAAACTCTAAGATTAAATTTGTATTGAACCGATCTGATGATCAGAATTTAGACATCAAAAGGTCTGAGCAGCTTGATGCCAATCAGTCATTCACGATTCCTGCGAAAGTTTTAACTAAAGGAAACTATACTTTACGACTGATGTGGACTACCGCTAAAACAGACTACCGACTCGATTATGATGTAATATGGAAATAG
- a CDS encoding c-type cytochrome, whose translation MKQRTPVFVNILIITGLLIVFYYLFVQSYSFLASPYFWGTVVISAILAYIHSAIGDLIENNKFKKLTAEEKSAYLNEKKIPFLKRQYDAAFKKQSETEEKDILIDHGFDGIMELDNQLPKWWVGLFWFGTAFCIVYICAYSFTDFAHPLKEYDVEYKEQIASIKIYEETQPQVTIESAAFSEDNIAAGEEVFKTNCVSCHSEGGKGGIGPNLTDNFWHNQPEKTLFKNVFHVVENGVTGTAMQAWGKNGVLTGRDIQNVAAFVYHINQEQPPITPAQGGAPAYGDEAKWEKQ comes from the coding sequence ATGAAACAAAGAACACCGGTTTTTGTAAACATCTTGATAATAACAGGGCTTCTTATCGTCTTTTATTATTTATTTGTACAAAGCTATTCGTTTTTAGCTTCGCCCTATTTTTGGGGAACTGTAGTAATCAGTGCAATTTTAGCATACATTCACAGTGCAATCGGAGATTTGATTGAGAACAATAAATTTAAAAAACTGACTGCTGAAGAAAAGTCGGCATATCTGAACGAAAAGAAAATTCCTTTTCTAAAAAGACAGTATGACGCAGCCTTCAAAAAGCAGTCTGAAACTGAAGAAAAAGATATTCTTATTGATCACGGATTTGACGGTATCATGGAATTAGATAACCAGTTGCCGAAATGGTGGGTAGGTTTATTTTGGTTTGGGACTGCATTCTGTATTGTTTATATCTGTGCTTATTCATTTACCGATTTTGCACATCCACTTAAAGAATATGACGTTGAATATAAAGAACAGATTGCAAGTATTAAAATATATGAAGAAACTCAGCCACAGGTAACCATAGAGTCAGCTGCATTTTCTGAAGACAACATTGCAGCTGGTGAAGAAGTTTTCAAAACCAACTGTGTATCTTGTCACTCAGAAGGTGGTAAAGGAGGTATCGGACCAAACCTTACAGATAACTTCTGGCACAACCAGCCTGAAAAAACATTATTCAAAAACGTATTCCACGTAGTAGAAAACGGAGTTACAGGAACAGCAATGCAGGCTTGGGGTAAAAATGGAGTACTCACAGGCAGAGATATTCAGAATGTAGCAGCTTTTGTATATCACATCAACCAGGAGCAGCCACCAATTACTCCGGCTCAGGGCGGTGCACCAGCTTACGGTGATGAAGCGAAATGGGAGAAACAGTAA
- the asnB gene encoding asparagine synthase (glutamine-hydrolyzing), which translates to MCGICGYYSFRKDISSKNILEMNKSIRHRGPDDEGFWLFDGVVGKSFSGVDSTQKIKEAFPVLEGEKSKIALGFRRLSILDLSEKGHQPMLSDHEKISLTFNGEIYNFKKLRKELEDLDHTFKSHSDTEVILRSYEEWGTEMFAKFDGMFAIALIDLEKNKLLLARDRVGLKPLFYYKNQDTILWASEIKSLLKHEFLTPEINWQGVYTNFLFQTTLAPETCFKDVFSLEPASFINIDLNNFKTEKEFYWKFPPTNQNISEDEAATKIDQLLSESVQKQLFADVPVASMMSGGIDSTLITAKSKPYKNDINAFTIAYPFSEDEVKNAALVADKFDVLHHIKKVSDEEILSQLKENIQHFEEPYSSLEVLMNAAEYAKSFGFKVVLSGNGADELFAGYSHSLKLNRWLSMKNFNFIRNFIFTNDDFSLKVKNYFSQDSLFDFFRQSQAGMKPLQAGKVFKKEIYNQINSDLKQFHLSETYNYSGLFEYDMKYSLSSHHVFRDDLSAMKYGVEFRYPYLSNDLIDYVSSLPEKFRFNGTQNKPLLRKVGQKYLPSEVLEMPKRGFSFPLAYFIKKEKNMQDFIVENLESLKKRNFFNSEVIDEWWKNQKDEYDYVKIWQLVTFELWYQKYFEEQ; encoded by the coding sequence ATGTGCGGAATCTGCGGTTATTATTCATTCAGGAAAGACATTTCTTCTAAAAATATTTTAGAAATGAATAAATCTATTCGGCATCGCGGTCCTGATGATGAAGGTTTTTGGCTGTTTGATGGAGTAGTAGGAAAATCTTTTTCAGGAGTAGATTCTACACAAAAAATCAAAGAAGCATTTCCAGTTTTAGAAGGAGAAAAATCAAAAATTGCATTAGGTTTCAGGCGGCTTTCAATATTGGATTTATCTGAAAAAGGACATCAGCCGATGCTTTCAGATCATGAAAAAATCAGCCTCACTTTCAATGGTGAAATTTATAATTTTAAAAAATTACGAAAAGAGCTTGAAGATCTTGATCATACATTCAAAAGTCATTCTGATACTGAAGTTATTCTTAGATCTTATGAAGAATGGGGAACAGAAATGTTTGCCAAGTTCGATGGAATGTTTGCGATTGCTTTGATCGATTTAGAAAAAAATAAATTACTCTTAGCAAGAGATCGGGTAGGTTTAAAACCCTTATTTTACTACAAAAATCAGGATACCATTCTGTGGGCATCTGAAATAAAATCGCTTCTTAAACATGAATTCTTGACTCCTGAAATCAATTGGCAGGGCGTTTATACGAATTTTCTTTTTCAGACGACTTTAGCTCCGGAAACTTGCTTTAAAGATGTTTTTTCTTTAGAGCCTGCATCTTTTATAAATATTGACTTAAATAATTTTAAAACAGAAAAAGAATTTTACTGGAAGTTTCCTCCAACCAATCAAAATATTTCAGAGGATGAAGCAGCAACAAAAATAGATCAGTTGCTTTCTGAAAGTGTTCAGAAGCAGCTTTTTGCAGATGTTCCGGTAGCAAGCATGATGAGCGGCGGCATAGATTCTACCTTGATTACGGCCAAGTCTAAGCCTTACAAAAATGACATCAATGCATTTACTATTGCTTATCCTTTTTCAGAAGACGAAGTGAAAAATGCTGCTTTGGTAGCTGATAAGTTTGATGTTCTACATCATATAAAAAAAGTTTCGGACGAAGAAATTTTAAGCCAATTAAAAGAAAATATCCAGCATTTTGAAGAACCTTACAGCAGTCTGGAAGTCTTGATGAACGCTGCAGAATACGCTAAAAGTTTTGGTTTTAAAGTGGTATTAAGCGGCAACGGCGCCGATGAATTATTCGCAGGATATTCTCATTCTCTGAAACTGAATAGATGGCTTTCGATGAAGAATTTTAATTTTATAAGAAATTTTATTTTCACTAATGACGATTTTTCATTGAAGGTTAAAAATTATTTTTCACAGGATTCTCTATTTGATTTTTTCAGGCAGAGTCAGGCCGGGATGAAACCTTTGCAGGCTGGAAAAGTTTTTAAAAAAGAAATTTACAATCAGATCAATTCAGATTTAAAACAGTTTCATTTATCGGAAACCTATAATTATAGTGGACTTTTTGAATATGATATGAAGTATTCTCTATCTTCGCATCATGTCTTCCGTGATGATCTGAGCGCAATGAAATATGGTGTTGAATTTAGATATCCTTATCTAAGCAATGATTTGATTGATTATGTTTCTAGTCTGCCGGAAAAATTCAGATTCAACGGAACTCAAAATAAACCGTTGCTGAGAAAAGTGGGCCAAAAATATTTGCCATCTGAAGTTTTGGAAATGCCGAAGCGTGGATTTTCTTTTCCTCTCGCTTATTTTATTAAAAAGGAGAAGAACATGCAGGATTTTATTGTTGAAAATTTAGAAAGTTTAAAAAAACGGAATTTTTTCAATTCAGAAGTCATCGATGAATGGTGGAAAAACCAGAAAGATGAATATGACTATGTAAAAATCTGGCAATTGGTTACTTTTGAGCTTTGGTACCAAAAATATTTTGAAGAGCAATAA
- a CDS encoding (Fe-S)-binding protein, with protein MDFTIKTMAEYAAEGKSPEVLFWVGCAGSFDDRAKKITKAFCKILNKIGVDFAVLGQEESCTGDPAKRAGNEFVFQMMALTNIEVLNAYEVKKIVTACPHCFNTIKNEYPSLGGNFEVIHHTQFLKQLMNEGRLKIEGGAFKGKKITFHDPCYLGRANGEYEAPRMLLEKLDAELVEMKRCKTNGLCCGAGGAQMFKEPEKGNKDINVERTEEALSFEPKIIATGCPFCNTMLTDGVKHFNKNNEVEVKDIVELLAEAEDL; from the coding sequence ATGGATTTCACTATAAAAACAATGGCAGAATATGCTGCCGAAGGAAAATCACCAGAAGTTCTGTTTTGGGTTGGCTGTGCCGGAAGCTTTGATGACCGTGCAAAAAAAATCACCAAAGCATTTTGTAAAATTCTCAATAAAATAGGGGTTGATTTTGCTGTACTCGGACAGGAAGAAAGCTGCACCGGTGATCCTGCAAAACGTGCCGGAAACGAATTTGTTTTCCAGATGATGGCATTGACGAATATTGAAGTACTGAATGCTTATGAAGTTAAAAAAATCGTCACGGCTTGTCCACATTGTTTCAATACGATTAAAAACGAATACCCGAGTTTAGGTGGAAATTTTGAAGTGATTCATCATACGCAGTTTCTGAAACAGCTAATGAATGAAGGCAGACTGAAGATAGAAGGTGGCGCTTTTAAAGGTAAAAAAATCACTTTCCACGACCCTTGTTATCTTGGCAGAGCAAACGGTGAATATGAAGCGCCAAGAATGCTTCTTGAAAAACTGGATGCCGAATTAGTCGAAATGAAACGTTGCAAGACCAATGGTTTGTGTTGCGGTGCAGGGGGCGCACAGATGTTCAAAGAACCTGAAAAAGGAAATAAAGATATCAACGTAGAAAGAACTGAAGAAGCTTTGTCTTTTGAACCAAAAATCATAGCAACAGGCTGTCCTTTTTGTAATACCATGCTGACGGATGGTGTGAAGCATTTCAATAAGAATAATGAAGTAGAAGTAAAAGACATTGTAGAACTTTTGGCTGAGGCTGAAGATTTGTAA
- a CDS encoding MATE family efflux transporter — protein sequence MKQLKIVQTFISRFLILILSFGLVVLSTNMWGSEGKGTISIVIANAAIVSFFSSIFSGSSTSYFAKKFKVEQILIYSYIWSLFIGCTVPLAFAFTSIHNEYLYSLIGISILSSLLATNISLFVGTQNIRLFNIYTVLQQLVHVIFIVVFIYFLNLKDVSAYFFAQICCLFFLFGISFFQIMKKCTVSEFKFSRSVLKNMFEYGWKNQLSTFIQFLNYRLSFYFLEHFEGLAAVGIFSIGITFSEAIWTITRSIAVVLYSDVINSKSKEESIIKVKSSLKLSFTMMLIFILGIIVIPAQMYVQIFGREFTNTKYIMLILSPGIFAIAVSDMIGYYFSGIKELKILNVKSLVGLSITIIFSLLLIPRWGIFGACVVTSVSYCLSAAILFWKFYRSTDLRLKDYIISKTDINNLLHVFKIK from the coding sequence ATGAAGCAACTGAAGATCGTTCAGACTTTTATTTCTCGGTTTTTAATTTTGATACTTAGCTTTGGTTTGGTCGTCTTATCTACGAATATGTGGGGAAGTGAGGGAAAAGGTACCATTTCAATCGTTATTGCCAATGCAGCGATAGTAAGCTTTTTTAGCAGTATTTTTTCCGGAAGCAGCACTTCCTATTTTGCAAAAAAGTTTAAAGTCGAACAGATTCTTATCTATTCGTATATCTGGTCATTATTTATCGGATGTACTGTACCATTAGCTTTTGCTTTTACCTCTATTCATAACGAATATCTGTACTCTTTGATTGGTATTTCAATATTATCTTCACTTCTTGCAACTAATATCAGCCTTTTTGTAGGGACACAAAATATCAGATTGTTTAATATATATACAGTTTTACAACAACTGGTTCATGTTATTTTTATTGTTGTTTTTATCTATTTTTTGAATCTAAAAGATGTTTCTGCCTACTTCTTTGCTCAGATATGTTGTCTCTTTTTCTTATTTGGAATAAGTTTTTTCCAGATTATGAAAAAGTGCACTGTTTCAGAATTCAAATTCTCGAGATCAGTACTTAAAAATATGTTTGAATACGGCTGGAAAAATCAATTAAGCACATTCATTCAGTTTTTAAATTACCGATTGTCATTTTATTTCCTGGAACACTTTGAGGGATTAGCTGCTGTCGGAATATTTTCTATTGGAATTACCTTCTCAGAAGCCATCTGGACGATTACCAGAAGTATTGCAGTCGTTCTTTATTCTGATGTAATCAACAGCAAAAGCAAAGAAGAATCGATTATAAAAGTCAAATCTTCATTAAAACTTTCATTTACCATGATGCTGATTTTTATTTTAGGAATTATCGTCATTCCGGCACAAATGTATGTACAGATTTTCGGCCGTGAGTTTACCAATACAAAATATATTATGCTGATTCTATCTCCGGGAATTTTTGCGATTGCAGTCAGTGATATGATAGGATATTATTTCTCCGGAATTAAAGAACTTAAGATTTTAAATGTAAAATCATTGGTTGGGCTGTCCATTACCATTATATTTTCTCTACTGCTCATTCCTCGTTGGGGAATTTTTGGAGCTTGCGTAGTTACCTCGGTTTCGTATTGTTTGTCAGCTGCCATTTTATTCTGGAAGTTCTATCGTTCAACAGATTTGCGCTTAAAGGATTATATTATTTCAAAAACGGACATTAATAATTTACTTCACGTATTTAAAATTAAATAA